DNA sequence from the Euwallacea fornicatus isolate EFF26 chromosome 2, ASM4011564v1, whole genome shotgun sequence genome:
TTCCTGAAAAATAGAATATAACTTTAAAGCTCCCTAACTTCTATTCCTTTGACAGATTTTGTCGGTGACGCTTTAAGTTCTCAATTCATTCCAACAAATCTTGCCGTTCTAAGGCTAAAAACGACTATTATCCATTACTTCTAGCTATCAACATCAATTCCTCATAAAATAACCACAGCGAACCTCCAACTTGCTTCATTTTTCGCCCCTCACCAACTACTTTTACCAAAACTGAAACCGACGCTCgtgtttttcttataaattaaCTGCCGAATACTTCTGCATGaaacaactgaaaaatatACGCCCCAAACAGGTATAAACGTTCGTGGGAGCAGCTGATTTGTCATGGAATAAAATGTCATTTTGGCTATTTGTTCGACAAGGAAAATGATCGATAGGGTCTTTACGCAAGGTACTGTCACCGACCCGGCGCAAAGAGATTCTTAGTTACTTCCTCGGGGAGTATACCGGATTAAGTGGGGTTTCCACGAAGCTGCGCAGCTCGTAGTTCATTTCTATGTCGTGGGCAGTGGCAGTGTCCATGTCTGACTTCCTTAAGATTATCATTCTGACGTCGCTGTGCAGATAGATTTTACCCGATTTGGAGCTTATAAACCTGCAACACAAAACAGGAATATTATATCTTATCACATGTGATAAtctaataagtaaaaaatagaCGAGCTTAAGTAGTAAATTGACGCCATTTTGCTTTAGATGCTTCCGCTAAAACAGCTTGCTGTGAGACAATTCTGTGATTTAATATATCGTTAGCAGtgatttactttaaatgggaaattttaACGACCACATTCGTTTTAAGGAGAAAGGAGTAAGTGGCCCttagcaatttaaaaatactctCACGTCAACCAGTTACCAGTAAATACAAGGGCACAGTGAATTAGCCATAATGAGGACTCGCTCGGGAACCCCCTAATGTAGGAAGTAATATGAAAATAGCACAAAGTAAATACTAGaccaatacatttatattacCTGATGTGAATAACGAATCTCAGCCACTTGGGAACCAGGCCTGGCTTCTCCTCACTGGCATCGGACGGCATGTAATACGTTCGTTGACGGATGAAGGTTTGCGAATTCGGCGGCATGTCGGAGAAGTCATACGGCACCACAAACATCTTGACAACGGTCCCCAGAGGATTGAACAGGGTTACCTGAACCGTGCCCCCTTTCGGGACGTTGTACCCTTTTTTGCTTAGTTTTATGTGACCCTGAAATGGAAGAATGCAAGTGTAAAATCCTGAAGTGTCGATGTGTTACCGAACGACATTAAGGGAATAGGGACCGATATCTCcggttttttttgtttaatgtatGTGTTAGATTTTAGAACTTTATTAAGTTAACCAGTGACGGCTTATTGAGTTTAGGACAAAATTGAGACAGCCTCTCAGTGGGTAATTTCACACGCGGCAATTCAAGAGCCGCAACGTGTCGACATTAAATCGTATATACGCAACTAACGAAAGGGCCTCAAAAATGCTATTGCTCTtatgaaataattgataaacgaatcaaattagtACACTCGTCATCTGTGTCAATCAACGATGGACGTGATTTTGACTTTGctacaattatttttgaacatgacgctattttaatttttcgaaaaacaacTCGGACGCCGTCATTTTGAATCCTGATACAGATTATGGATGCTTCATTGAAAAGCGAACGTTGCGCTCCGCGTTACAAATTCTACGTTTTAACGTTACGCAATCTTCGAAACGTTATGGAAACATGCACATTTCTACTTTAAATCTACCACCTTTATTACATAATCATACACCATATTACATAAAACCCGAGATATTGGCttctaactttaaaatatcacTCGGTACACTTTTGGGTCGCATTTGATCTTACCATGTAGGGTGCAGAGACCCTGTCTTGATCACCAAATGCATAAAAGAATGTTGTGACTGGGACGAATAGATGTTTGGGAACGAAGGAACCGTTGGCGCCTACTTCGGCAGTGAAACCGTGGACAGTAGAGACCGGCTCTAGTCTGCCATTAAGCACAGACTCCTCAAAGGTACCTAACCAATAAAAAACACTATTTGATTTCTGGATTACAACGCACAATTCGAAATAATCATATGTAATACAACAAGAGCATTGAAAATTATCAAGAATTTTCGATGCACGAGTTATATTTGGAGAATTTCACGAACCAAATGTTACacatttttaacacatttgctAAATTTTCGACTCGTAATTCGTCTATTACTGCTGTTACAATTGTGATATAGTAATGAAATAATTGACTTTAATCTAAATGAAATTCTCACATAATGCATAATGTAAGTTTAATAGAAGTTCCTTATGTTCAATTAAGAGTTAAATTAAGAcaattatcgaaaaaaaaaaaaggaaaagtacGTACATCGACTCCTTCCCCATTAACATAGGTTCCGTTTTTCACTAACAGTTGTAATTCATTTACCAACCTAACAAGCCCGTGGGTCTCCCCTTCTGTCGACATGTGCCCTGATAAAGCTCTTTCTTTGGACCCTCGTAGATTTCGGGACTGCGGGGCGAAACTATCCCCCCTTCGTTCTCGCTCTCTTCGTCTGTGGAGAAACTGCTCGAAAACAGAGCGCTGAAACGCACAAATTTATCTCATAGAGATGTGAAACTTTCGCGTTAAGTACTGAGATAAGGCAGCGAATTTTACCCGTAGACCCACCTCTTTATTGCCGAAACGGAGTCCAGCGTTGAATCAAAATCGAACCTCGTCTGGCCCTTTCGTATCGGAGCGGGGCTACTACTCAACGGAAGACCTGTACGGTTGTCAAACACTGCTGGTGTCGTATTTCCTAAATTCCTCTTAACCTTAATGTGGTCGTGTCTGTCTGCCGGGTAAATCAACTTAGGCAGAGTCTTTCCAGAGGGTAGAGCCTCCTCCTCATTGAACGTAATCTTTTTATGAGCGCCGGTCGACGCGCATATAGCATTGGACAATCTGCTATCACACAAATCGCGCATCTTCCTGACACGCTTCGAGTGGTTATCACAATGATTGACGCCGTTATTGAAACTATATTTTTCCTTACAACTAAATAACTTATCACTTTCGCTCGtatcacaataaaaattatcacattCACTCAGCTTTGGCAGATTCTTCTGGACATTGTTATGGCTGCTCCTTTGACCGCTACGCTCTATCGCGTCCAACAACAATTGGCCCTTGTCTTGAACGGTTCTGAGATCAATGTTTGCATTATGGCAACGTTCCTGTGGCCTGCCCGTGTACATTTCTACGTTCATTCTTGCATGCTCTATATCCTCATCCAGAAAATTGACGTTTGTATTGTCCGTATGCGGTCTTTTCACCCGTAATTCTAAAGACTTCGTACTGCAACCACTCTCATAAACCTTTTCTTTCGCTTTATGATCCTCCATGTCTTCACAACAATGCTTCCCTTTCACAGTGCAAGAGGTCTGCATTCGATCGTCCAATAACTCATTTTTCAGCTCCATTTCTTTAACTAAAAACGTGGCGTCAGGTTGTCGTTTTGCAGTACAAGTCTTGCAATGAAATTCCGGTCTCGAAGGTAGTCGCGGGGCGCTCAGGAAAGAAACAGTTAAAGTTGTTCCGCTACCGAGATCTGAAGTTGGGAATTCATGTCTAGAGGCGCTTAAAGAGAACGTTAGAGGGGTTACTAAGTCCTCGGGAATTGAAATTCGGTAGCGGAAATTGTCCACTGAGATCGGGGAAGATTTATCTTGAGTGACTAACCAGGCAGTGATTTGGGAAAAATACAGTTGGGATCGGATGGCGCTGAGTAACTGGCTAACGTTGAATTGGGCGATAACAGAAgccctaaaataaaattaaaaaaattagttggTCTATGAAACGCACCTACATAATACAGGAACCGCAACTGCGAAACAAAAATGAAGTGAGAGTTTGGAAACGACGCTTTCACTCTCATTGCCTGAATAGAACCTCTCCCGGGGAGAGAAGTTAAAATTCAACACATTAATTAGAAGATATACGAGATAATCAGACAAATTTACGGTCTGAAAACGGAAGAATAAGGAATGTGAGAAACGCGATATCCGTAGATCTGAATATTTCtaaattgacaaattttacGACAAGGCTATTTATATTGTTTAGTGAAGCATTTATTCGCCAGCAACCGATGCTGACCTCGTTGTCATCGGGATGAGCTGGCAAATACCAATACATAGAACATGAGGGTATATTAATAAGACCCGCGCTTGTAAGTATTTGCACATTAAtggtaattattattgaagtaTGTAGTTTTCTTACGAATATATGAAATTTAGCATTTACCTGTTAGGATAAGCACAGAAAAACC
Encoded proteins:
- the atos gene encoding atos homolog protein A is translated as MHGLNSIQDPSKRRDDDTLVAVATLVTEGRIPGPSPNGNTQHKDFYEGPHCNNLIGIDQTHICDIDHPLCEKFRENRDIILKTFKKGDPICVEVLLTCACKKIGSTVAGDLEDVILLEQWFFCAYPNRASVIAQFNVSQLLSAIRSQLYFSQITAWLVTQDKSSPISVDNFRYRISIPEDLVTPLTFSLSASRHEFPTSDLGSGTTLTVSFLSAPRLPSRPEFHCKTCTAKRQPDATFLVKEMELKNELLDDRMQTSCTVKGKHCCEDMEDHKAKEKVYESGCSTKSLELRVKRPHTDNTNVNFLDEDIEHARMNVEMYTGRPQERCHNANIDLRTVQDKGQLLLDAIERSGQRSSHNNVQKNLPKLSECDNFYCDTSESDKLFSCKEKYSFNNGVNHCDNHSKRVRKMRDLCDSRLSNAICASTGAHKKITFNEEEALPSGKTLPKLIYPADRHDHIKVKRNLGNTTPAVFDNRTGLPLSSSPAPIRKGQTRFDFDSTLDSVSAIKSALFSSSFSTDEESENEGGIVSPRSPEIYEGPKKELYQGTCRQKGRPTGLLGTFEESVLNGRLEPVSTVHGFTAEVGANGSFVPKHLFVPVTTFFYAFGDQDRVSAPYMGHIKLSKKGYNVPKGGTVQVTLFNPLGTVVKMFVVPYDFSDMPPNSQTFIRQRTYYMPSDASEEKPGLVPKWLRFVIHIRFISSKSGKIYLHSDVRMIILRKSDMDTATAHDIEMNYELRSFVETPLNPVYSPRK